The nucleotide window TTGCACACCGCGATTAATCATGTGCTGTACCGCATTGCCGCCAGCCCCGCCAACGCCTACCACCTTAATGATGGTGCCACTGGTTTCTGTTTCCAGCATTTCAAATTCCATGGTAACTCTCCAACAAAATAAATTAATTTAAACCTTAAATTCCTACTGGCTTCTCAATGCTTAAAAGTCGTTCAAGCCACCGCTTTGCTGCTGCATCTACAACCCCACTCTTCCCTGTTCATTTTTTTTAGAAACTGCGTAAAAACCATTCTTTCATGCGCGCCCAAATTTGTGCCGCCGAGCCCGCGCGTACGGCAACTTTACGACCCCTACTCCGCTGTGCCTGGCCTTCAAGCAAAAGCCCCATCGCAGTTGCGTAACGTGGGCTGCGCACGACATCGGCTAACCCGCCTATATAGTGCGGAACGCCAACTCTTACCGGTTTCAAAAAAATATCTTCGCCTAATTCGATCATGCCAGGCATCAACGCTGCGCCACCCGTTAACACCACGCCGGAAGACAATAATTCTTCATAACCCGATTCGCGCAACACCTGCTGTACGAGTGAAAAAAGCTCTTCAATGCGCGGCTCGATGACGGCCGCTAACGCCTGCCGCGATAACATGCGCGGACCGCGTTCGCCCAGCCCAGGCACTTCAATCATTTCATTTGGATCAGCCAGTACTTGCTTCGCAATGCCGTGGCGCACTTTAATATCTTCTGCATCTGGCGTAGGCGTGCGTAAAGCCATCGCAATATCGCTGGTGATTTGGTCACCCGCAATCGGAATAACCGCCGTGTGCCGGATTGCGCCTTCCGCAAAAATAGCGATATCCGTCGTACCGCCGCCAATATCCACTAAGGCTACGCCGAGCTCTTTCTCATCTTCGGTCAGCACCGCAAGGCTTGATGCTAAAGGCTGTAAAACCAAGTCATTCACTTCGAGCCCGCACCGGCGCACGCATTTGACGATGTTTTGCGCCGCTGAGACTGCACCTGTCACGATATGCACTTTGACCTCTAGCCGAATTCCGCTCATGCCAATCGGTTCCCGCACATCTTCTTGCCCATCGATAATGAATTCCTGCGTGAGGATATGCAGGACTTGCTGATCGGTCGGAATATTGATGGCTTTTGCAGTTTCGATCACGCGTGAAACATCGGCCGGTGTCACTTCCTTATCTTTAATCGCCACCATTCCGCTTGAATTAAAACTGCGGATATGGCTACCGGCAATGCCCGTGAACACATTCGTGATTTTGCAATCAGCCATGAGCTCGGCTTCTTCTAGGGCGCGCTGAATGGACTGCACGGTGGCTTCAATATTGACTACCACGCCTTTTTTAAGCCCTTTCGATTCACTTTGGCCAAGACCAATCACTTCGTAGCGACCCTCGCTCTTTTGCTCAGCCACTACGGCGACCACCTTCGAAGTGCCAATATCGAGTGCAACTAATAGGTCTTGATAATCTTTCATAAAGTCAAATTAAAGCAGTAATAATTAAAGGTCCAGCCGCTTTAAGCACGGTACCGTTATTCCCCAGGAGGCGCAAATTGCATCCCCGCCACACGCACCGCAAAGCCATTTGGATAGCGCAAGTCGACATATTCGATCTGGGTTCCCCATTGTTGGATTAAGTATTGCCAGGCAGCCACCAAACGGCTGCAACGTTGAGCAAGCGTGTCCTCATTCAAATCTCCACTTGGCTCACGCCCCAATTCAATGCTCATGCCGTTCGCCAGTTCAACGCTCCAAGCGTAGCGGGGCGACAAAGTGACCTCTTGCACGCGCGAACCCAGCGGCACAAGCCAACGCTTAAAATCGTGATAGCGCGCAACCACCTGCTGCTCGCTACCCGGCGGCCCATTAAAAACCGGTAAATCGTCGCCGGCTTCTGCCAGATTGGCGCTGAAACGCTCACCTTGAGTACTAACCAGCCAATCATTGCCCCAAGTGCCAAGTGGCGTATATTCATCGAGCGTGACCGTGAGCCGATTTGGCCAAATCCGCCGCACGCTCGCGTGGCGCACCCACGGCATAGATTCAAAAGCGGCGCGCGCAGCATCCAAATCCAACGTAAAAAAATTGCCGCGTAATTGACTGATGATGGCTCGCGCACCTTGCAGACTAAGATGGCTAGTTGCACCCTCAATCCGCAACGCGCGCAGCGCAAAAATCGGCTGCCGATTTAACCAAGACGCTAAACTCATCAACAATATCAACACCCCACATGCGCCAAGCAAGTTAGCCAGTAAGTTAAGTTGACGAAAGTTGCGCCACATACGGATCTGATCTCTTTAAACCAAAGTCAAAGACAGGATTTGCCACACCAGGTCTTCATAACTGAGCCCGAGCGCAGCAGCCGCTTTGGGCACCAGCGAATGGCTCGTCATGCCTGGGGCCGTATTCACCTCTAAAAACCAGGCTTGGCCGTTGGCATCAAGCATTAAATCCAGCCGTCCCCAACCGTTGCAACCGAGCACTTTGAAAGCCTGTAGGGCAAGTTTTTGCAAACGTTTTTCCTCCGCGCCGGCGAGTCCGCAAGGAATAATATATTGGGTGTCTTCAGCAATATATTTGGCGTGGTAATCATAAAATTCCCCAGCGGGGATGATTTTTATGATCGGCAAATCAAGACCTTCGACAATGGATATCGTATATTCCCCACCTCCGTCGATGCCTTTTTCAGCCAATACAACAGGCTCATGGCGCGCAACTTCTTCCAAGGCCGCCGCCAAGCGATCCGCTGTTTTGACTTTAATAATGGAAATGCTTGAGCCTTCATGAGCTGCTTTCACGAAAATCGGCAACCCCAGTTGGGTGATCATTTCTTGCGCTCGCACTGCATAGTTTTCGCCGCGCAGCACAACTGCAAACGGGGGCGTGGGAATGCCGTTATCCCGCCAGATCGATTTACTGCGCACTTTATCCATGGCCAAAGCGCAACCCAGCACTCCGGAACCGGTATATGGAATGCCAAGATATTGCAGTGCACCTTGCAGCGCGCCATTCTCGCCCTCGCCCCCATGCAGCATGTTAACCACGCGCGTAAAGCCCTCTTCTTTGAGCGCAAAAAGCGACCGTGCGCAAGGATCGAAGGGCCACGCATCGACGCTGCGCGCGCGCAGCGCCGCTAATACGGCCTGACCAGAATTCAGCGACACGTCACGTTCTGCGGATGCGCCACCATATAACACGGCTACTTTGCCAAATACTTTCGGATCCATGGTTACCCTATCTCATACCTTCAATTTCAGTACGCGGCTGCGTCAGCCACACCGGAACGCAGCCCATTGAGCCAGCACCCATCGTAATCACGACATCGCCGTTTTGCGCCAGGCGAGTAATCGCCTCGGGCAACGCTTCGATAACCTCGGTAAATACAGGTTCCATCCTGCCTAGCGCACGAATAGCGCGCACCAGCGCCTGCCCATTGGCAGCAGCAATAGGCACTTCACCTGCTGGATAAACTTCACTCAGAATGAGCGCATCCACGCTAGACAGCACTCGCACAAAATCATCAAAGCAATCACGGGTACGTGTAAAACGATGCGGCTGAAAGGCCAGCACGAGCCGCCGCCCAACAAAAGCGTTACGCGCTGCCTCAAGCGTGGCCGCCATTTCGACTGGATGGTGACCATAATCGTCAATCAA belongs to Mycoavidus sp. B2-EB and includes:
- the ftsA gene encoding cell division protein FtsA; protein product: MKDYQDLLVALDIGTSKVVAVVAEQKSEGRYEVIGLGQSESKGLKKGVVVNIEATVQSIQRALEEAELMADCKITNVFTGIAGSHIRSFNSSGMVAIKDKEVTPADVSRVIETAKAINIPTDQQVLHILTQEFIIDGQEDVREPIGMSGIRLEVKVHIVTGAVSAAQNIVKCVRRCGLEVNDLVLQPLASSLAVLTEDEKELGVALVDIGGGTTDIAIFAEGAIRHTAVIPIAGDQITSDIAMALRTPTPDAEDIKVRHGIAKQVLADPNEMIEVPGLGERGPRMLSRQALAAVIEPRIEELFSLVQQVLRESGYEELLSSGVVLTGGAALMPGMIELGEDIFLKPVRVGVPHYIGGLADVVRSPRYATAMGLLLEGQAQRSRGRKVAVRAGSAAQIWARMKEWFLRSF
- a CDS encoding cell division protein FtsQ/DivIB codes for the protein MWRNFRQLNLLANLLGACGVLILLMSLASWLNRQPIFALRALRIEGATSHLSLQGARAIISQLRGNFFTLDLDAARAAFESMPWVRHASVRRIWPNRLTVTLDEYTPLGTWGNDWLVSTQGERFSANLAEAGDDLPVFNGPPGSEQQVVARYHDFKRWLVPLGSRVQEVTLSPRYAWSVELANGMSIELGREPSGDLNEDTLAQRCSRLVAAWQYLIQQWGTQIEYVDLRYPNGFAVRVAGMQFAPPGE
- a CDS encoding D-alanine--D-alanine ligase — protein: MDPKVFGKVAVLYGGASAERDVSLNSGQAVLAALRARSVDAWPFDPCARSLFALKEEGFTRVVNMLHGGEGENGALQGALQYLGIPYTGSGVLGCALAMDKVRSKSIWRDNGIPTPPFAVVLRGENYAVRAQEMITQLGLPIFVKAAHEGSSISIIKVKTADRLAAALEEVARHEPVVLAEKGIDGGGEYTISIVEGLDLPIIKIIPAGEFYDYHAKYIAEDTQYIIPCGLAGAEEKRLQKLALQAFKVLGCNGWGRLDLMLDANGQAWFLEVNTAPGMTSHSLVPKAAAALGLSYEDLVWQILSLTLV